Proteins from a genomic interval of Pseudomonas asplenii:
- a CDS encoding beta strand repeat-containing protein, whose translation MPDQLRKTHFLTERPMPAPAFYRSMRASQRGMAATLMILFVGMAVSVTALSMMYGIGGAQQQQMAAHATSPAESRVWSGVEWVRLYLQGQMTQDSTLANITVGNLPISATGLSVQIASKVPSGSSTLVTTTITATNNLATNTLQVVYVLTPASTTAPATSAAPLPALQFNGDFNYSGGSLSITNGTALANIVVNGVLTISNGAKAYVSGCAKAGINLSGGGIADNSTLNTEGTFSMSSSSAPVNLTVGAKSINITQSGGSYVSIQAGAFRANVLSGGSTIGTALVGGTKNTDNTITAASTGTALITLTSGAVYTLDLSKATQSAGALSTSGAQLISGTGTLPASISLSYNSVYGGDINFLTGTVGTFWGNTMALSGYSATYNTLKANSDVSIITANVGKFQGGGNLSVTQWNTPTFSTASQIAGKVLNQDGTPYTGNTIANLTPNIAGSSPGLPGVPYCNVSATTVDVTPLKSQANYVFSFSGNTPMLTIQNVKTAAGTTVSAGPYNLATTDLRTLLGANFMICNYGNSTCGNGATPSGGWNLTGITAFPPGVLWFDGSVTFNGVQNMSRLTNTVLTTGNVTLTSSGMVPLYSPNFSGYSNLCTGSFYPTNLCNKSASPPGLATWTDSSNVSHSGLPIGNIAIEANGGLSTSGWTLYGNVILGGLVNTSGATTNIKGSLTTGNNGSSTTTISQGGIAIDVSGVTTDQSITNPPTTSTGSTSGSGSSTQATTRVRWVRAY comes from the coding sequence GTGCCTGATCAACTTCGAAAAACCCACTTCCTGACCGAGCGTCCGATGCCCGCACCTGCGTTTTACAGATCGATGCGCGCCTCGCAACGCGGCATGGCCGCGACGCTGATGATCCTGTTCGTCGGCATGGCTGTGAGCGTGACGGCGCTGAGCATGATGTACGGCATCGGCGGTGCTCAGCAGCAGCAGATGGCCGCTCACGCGACTTCGCCAGCCGAGTCGCGGGTGTGGAGCGGCGTGGAATGGGTGCGCCTGTATCTGCAGGGGCAAATGACCCAGGACAGCACCCTGGCCAACATCACCGTGGGCAACCTGCCCATCAGCGCCACCGGTCTCAGCGTGCAGATCGCCTCCAAGGTCCCCAGCGGCAGCAGCACCCTGGTCACCACGACCATCACCGCGACCAACAACCTGGCCACCAATACCCTGCAAGTGGTCTACGTGCTGACGCCAGCCAGCACCACGGCACCGGCAACCAGCGCCGCCCCCCTTCCGGCCCTGCAGTTCAACGGCGACTTCAACTACAGCGGCGGCAGCCTGTCGATCACCAACGGCACGGCCCTGGCGAACATTGTCGTTAACGGCGTGCTGACCATCTCCAATGGCGCCAAGGCCTATGTCTCCGGCTGTGCAAAAGCGGGTATCAACCTCAGTGGCGGCGGCATCGCGGACAACTCGACGCTCAATACCGAGGGGACTTTTTCCATGAGTTCCAGCAGCGCGCCGGTCAACCTGACGGTGGGCGCCAAGTCGATCAACATCACTCAGTCCGGCGGCAGCTACGTGTCGATCCAGGCCGGAGCGTTCCGGGCCAACGTGCTGTCGGGCGGATCGACCATCGGCACCGCCCTGGTAGGCGGCACGAAGAACACCGACAACACGATCACCGCCGCCAGCACCGGCACCGCGTTGATCACCCTGACTTCCGGCGCGGTCTACACCCTGGACCTGAGCAAGGCCACACAATCGGCCGGGGCCCTGAGCACCAGCGGCGCGCAACTGATCTCCGGCACCGGCACCCTGCCTGCCAGCATCTCGCTGAGCTACAACTCGGTCTACGGCGGCGACATCAACTTCCTCACTGGCACCGTCGGTACGTTCTGGGGCAACACCATGGCGCTGAGCGGCTACAGCGCCACCTACAACACACTCAAGGCCAACAGTGACGTCTCGATCATCACCGCCAACGTCGGCAAGTTTCAGGGCGGCGGCAACCTCAGCGTGACGCAATGGAACACACCGACGTTCAGCACCGCCAGCCAGATCGCTGGCAAAGTGCTCAACCAGGACGGAACGCCCTATACCGGCAACACCATCGCCAACCTGACCCCGAACATCGCCGGCTCCTCCCCCGGCCTGCCGGGCGTGCCGTACTGCAACGTCAGCGCCACAACGGTGGATGTCACGCCGCTGAAAAGCCAGGCCAACTACGTGTTCTCGTTCTCCGGGAACACGCCGATGCTGACCATCCAGAACGTCAAGACCGCGGCTGGCACCACAGTGTCCGCCGGCCCCTACAACCTGGCGACCACCGACCTGCGCACCCTGCTGGGCGCCAACTTCATGATCTGCAATTACGGCAACAGCACCTGCGGCAACGGTGCCACACCGAGCGGCGGCTGGAACCTGACCGGCATCACCGCGTTTCCACCCGGGGTGTTGTGGTTCGACGGCAGTGTCACCTTCAACGGCGTGCAGAACATGAGCCGCCTGACCAACACCGTGCTGACTACCGGTAACGTGACCCTGACCAGCAGCGGCATGGTGCCGCTGTACTCGCCGAACTTCTCCGGTTACTCGAACCTGTGCACCGGCTCGTTCTACCCGACCAACCTATGCAACAAGAGCGCTTCGCCACCGGGCCTGGCGACCTGGACCGACTCATCCAACGTCAGCCACAGTGGCCTGCCGATCGGCAACATCGCGATCGAGGCGAACGGCGGGTTGTCCACCAGTGGCTGGACGCTCTACGGCAACGTCATCCTCGGTGGTCTGGTCAACACCTCGGGTGCCACCACCAACATCAAGGGCTCGCTCACCACCGGCAACAACGGCTCAAGCACGACCACCATTTCCCAGGGCGGCATCGCCATCGATGTATCGGGGGTGACCACCGACCAGAGCATCACCAACCCGCCGACGACCAGCACGGGCAGCACGAGCGGCAGTGGCAGCTCGACCCAGGCGACGACCAGGGTGCGGTGGGTGCGGGCCTACTGA
- a CDS encoding PilW family protein, which yields MNREPRGFTLISLLIGTTISLISILAMLSLYKNVVYNSLTSIQSSRQDGQVASALITAQRELMNAGFWSGSATARATSDIDNNFILLSGALLSNGTLSGSATAQTSFPTLTSSAPNGISGNAIVWSYQTSATATASCAGLLISNGALLSLKAATSCTQASTQWNNTTWTSTPLIETGQGSASLSVGFATCWPYGRTTDTTNSAYRLQVSLSANNSTLDPNSTDPQPAYVKSKATACLINFEKPTS from the coding sequence GTGAACCGCGAGCCGCGCGGCTTCACGCTGATCAGCCTATTGATCGGCACGACCATTTCCCTGATCAGCATCCTGGCCATGCTCTCGCTGTACAAAAACGTGGTCTACAACTCGCTGACCTCGATCCAGAGCTCCCGGCAGGACGGCCAGGTGGCCTCAGCGCTGATCACCGCCCAGCGCGAGCTGATGAACGCCGGTTTCTGGAGCGGGAGCGCCACGGCGCGGGCCACTTCCGATATCGACAACAACTTCATCCTGCTGTCCGGTGCCCTGCTGAGCAACGGCACCCTGAGCGGTAGCGCCACCGCCCAGACCAGTTTCCCCACCTTGACCAGCTCTGCGCCGAACGGTATCAGCGGCAATGCGATCGTCTGGTCCTACCAGACCAGTGCGACCGCCACCGCCAGTTGTGCAGGGTTGCTGATCAGCAATGGCGCGTTGCTCAGCCTCAAGGCAGCGACCAGTTGCACCCAGGCCTCGACGCAGTGGAACAACACCACCTGGACCAGCACCCCACTGATCGAAACCGGCCAGGGCAGTGCCTCGTTGTCGGTCGGCTTCGCCACCTGCTGGCCCTATGGCCGCACCACCGACACCACCAATAGCGCCTATCGCCTGCAAGTCAGCCTGAGCGCCAACAACAGCACGCTCGACCCCAACAGCACCGATCCCCAGCCCGCCTATGTCAAAAGCAAGGCCACGGCGTGCCTGATCAACTTCGAAAAACCCACTTCCTGA
- a CDS encoding type IV pilus modification PilV family protein, with amino-acid sequence MFRSYKLPARQRGDVLLESLIGILLMSIIGLGITYASSRAAVSQRDMKLQNIVVNQMRSLLEQNGALLCSSKAALLVVSIPTQTDTVPITATCTSAPAMTVGTSTITGGTPQSSVVLTTRSQDSALFGGIIRVGDES; translated from the coding sequence ATGTTCCGCTCATATAAGCTGCCGGCGCGCCAGCGCGGCGATGTCCTGCTCGAGTCGCTGATCGGCATCCTGCTGATGTCGATCATCGGCCTGGGTATCACCTACGCCTCATCGCGAGCGGCAGTCAGCCAGCGCGACATGAAGCTGCAGAACATCGTGGTCAACCAGATGCGCAGCCTGCTGGAGCAGAACGGTGCGCTGCTGTGTTCAAGCAAGGCCGCGCTGCTGGTGGTATCCATTCCCACCCAGACTGACACCGTGCCGATCACTGCGACCTGTACCAGCGCGCCGGCCATGACCGTCGGCACCAGCACGATCACCGGCGGCACGCCGCAAAGCTCGGTGGTGCTCACCACCCGTTCCCAGGACAGCGCCCTGTTTGGCGGCATCATCCGGGTCGGAGACGAGTCGTGA
- a CDS encoding pilus assembly FimT family protein translates to MRSRGFTLIELMITIALFGLILLVGVPLTQSWTNSSYQRDTAGLLKQGISRAKATALRNQGAVQDTAPAAVLCRSGPNLMLFRLNAGQSIDCTTANTPVWTSTIPAAAGIKVGGIDMTCVAFSNRGLAVSGSPCTTGTLQVTAGSESSVDVPLI, encoded by the coding sequence ATGCGCAGCCGTGGCTTCACCCTGATCGAATTGATGATCACCATCGCCCTGTTCGGTCTCATCTTGTTAGTCGGTGTGCCGTTGACCCAATCCTGGACCAACAGCAGCTACCAGCGCGATACCGCCGGCCTGCTCAAGCAGGGGATCAGTCGCGCCAAGGCGACGGCCCTGCGCAACCAGGGCGCCGTGCAGGACACCGCTCCCGCTGCCGTGCTGTGCCGCTCCGGGCCAAATCTCATGCTCTTCCGTCTCAATGCCGGGCAATCCATCGACTGCACCACGGCCAACACACCGGTCTGGACCAGCACGATCCCGGCCGCCGCCGGAATCAAGGTCGGCGGTATCGACATGACCTGCGTGGCCTTCAGCAACCGTGGCCTGGCGGTCAGCGGCAGCCCGTGCACCACCGGCACGCTGCAGGTCACCGCAGGTAGCGAGAGTTCAGTCGATGTTCCGCTCATATAA
- a CDS encoding type IV pilin protein yields MKHNSAQSGFTLVELMVTVVVVAILAAVALPAYSSYISKSSLKAAQADLVALSLNLENTYQKQLVYPTATASGVTQIQCVLTGSASSCTTNPSSGWKPSQQDKFTYSLTSTATTYTVTATGINGDLSNCTITLGQATGKPTTNSSCSYN; encoded by the coding sequence ATGAAACACAATTCAGCACAGTCCGGTTTCACCCTGGTGGAACTGATGGTCACCGTCGTCGTGGTCGCCATCCTGGCCGCCGTCGCTCTGCCGGCCTATAGCAGCTATATCAGCAAGAGCAGTCTCAAGGCAGCCCAGGCCGACCTGGTTGCTCTGAGCCTGAACCTGGAAAATACCTACCAGAAGCAACTGGTCTATCCGACCGCCACCGCTAGCGGCGTCACTCAGATCCAGTGCGTGCTGACCGGCAGCGCATCGTCCTGCACCACCAATCCGTCGTCGGGGTGGAAACCCAGCCAGCAGGACAAATTCACCTACTCGCTGACCTCAACAGCCACCACCTATACCGTGACCGCGACCGGCATCAACGGCGACCTGAGCAATTGCACGATTACGCTGGGCCAAGCCACCGGCAAACCCACCACCAACTCCTCGTGCTCTTACAATTAA
- a CDS encoding AMP-binding protein: protein MTLPSYTRGPQDKPLLAMTIGAAFDQTVARYAEREALVVRHQHLRYSWAQLAEQVDRCARALLAIGMQPGERLGIWAPNCAEWCITQFASAKVGVILVNINPAYRVSELEYALKHAGCRWLICADAFKTSDYHAMLGELLPELADSTLGHLHSHLLPELRGVISLGRTPAAGMLGWAELLERAEAVSAEQLRACSAQLQFDEPINIQYTSGTTGFPKGATLSHYNILNNGYFVGESLGLTEHDRLVIPVPLYHCFGMVMGNLGCLTHGSTLIYPSDAFDPLTALQAVAEERATVLYGVPTMFIAELDHPHRAEFDLSTLRTGIMAGATCPIEVMKRVIGEMHMAEVQIAYGMTETSPVSTQTAADDDLERRVASVGRTQPHLESKIIDEAGRIVPRGEIGELCTRGYSVMLGYWNNPEATAEALDGARWMHTGDLAVMDEAGYVSIVGRNKDMIIRGGENVYPREIEEFLFRHPAVADVQVIGIPDERYGEEIVAWVKCHPGHDADEEELKVFCKGKIAHFKVPRHFLFVEAFPMTVTGKVQKFRMREISLERLVGERVG from the coding sequence ATGACGTTACCCAGCTACACCCGTGGCCCGCAGGACAAACCATTGCTCGCCATGACCATCGGCGCCGCCTTCGACCAGACCGTCGCGCGCTACGCCGAGCGCGAAGCGCTGGTGGTCCGTCACCAACACCTGCGCTACAGCTGGGCGCAACTGGCCGAACAGGTCGACCGCTGCGCCCGCGCGCTGCTGGCCATCGGCATGCAACCGGGCGAGCGCCTCGGCATCTGGGCGCCGAACTGCGCCGAGTGGTGCATCACCCAGTTCGCCAGCGCCAAGGTCGGCGTCATCCTGGTCAACATCAACCCGGCCTACCGCGTCAGCGAACTGGAGTACGCGCTCAAGCACGCCGGCTGCCGCTGGCTGATCTGCGCCGACGCGTTCAAGACCAGCGACTACCACGCCATGCTCGGCGAACTGCTACCGGAACTGGCCGACAGCACCCTGGGCCACTTGCACAGCCACCTGCTGCCGGAACTGCGCGGCGTCATCAGCCTGGGCCGCACCCCGGCCGCCGGCATGCTCGGCTGGGCCGAGTTGCTGGAACGGGCCGAGGCGGTGAGCGCCGAGCAATTGCGCGCCTGCAGTGCCCAATTGCAGTTCGACGAACCGATCAACATCCAGTACACCTCCGGCACCACCGGCTTCCCTAAGGGCGCGACCCTCAGCCACTACAACATCCTCAATAACGGCTACTTCGTCGGCGAAAGCCTGGGCCTGACCGAACACGACCGCCTGGTGATCCCGGTGCCGCTGTACCACTGCTTCGGCATGGTGATGGGCAACCTCGGCTGCCTGACCCACGGCAGCACCCTGATCTACCCGAGCGATGCCTTCGACCCGCTGACCGCCCTGCAAGCGGTGGCCGAAGAGCGCGCCACGGTGCTCTACGGCGTACCGACCATGTTCATCGCCGAACTGGATCACCCGCACCGCGCCGAGTTCGACCTGTCCACCCTGCGCACCGGCATCATGGCCGGCGCCACCTGCCCGATCGAAGTGATGAAACGGGTGATCGGCGAGATGCACATGGCCGAGGTACAGATTGCCTACGGCATGACCGAGACCAGCCCGGTCTCCACCCAGACCGCTGCGGATGACGACCTGGAACGCCGAGTGGCCAGCGTCGGCCGCACCCAGCCGCACCTGGAGAGCAAGATCATCGACGAGGCCGGGCGCATCGTGCCGCGCGGGGAGATCGGTGAACTGTGCACCCGTGGCTACAGCGTGATGCTCGGCTACTGGAACAACCCCGAAGCCACCGCCGAAGCCCTCGACGGCGCGCGCTGGATGCACACCGGTGATTTGGCAGTGATGGACGAGGCGGGGTACGTGAGCATCGTCGGGCGCAACAAGGACATGATCATTCGCGGCGGCGAGAACGTGTATCCGCGGGAGATCGAGGAGTTTCTGTTCCGGCATCCGGCGGTGGCGGATGTGCAGGTGATCGGGATCCCGGATGAGCGGTATGGGGAGGAGATTGTGGCGTGGGTGAAGTGTCATCCGGGGCATGACGCTGATGAAGAAGAGTTGAAGGTGTTCTGCAAGGGCAAGATTGCGCACTTCAAGGTGCCGAGGCATTTCCTGTTTGTGGAGGCGTTTCCGATGACGGTGACGGGGAAGGTGCAGAAGTTTCGGATGCGGGAGATCAGTTTGGAGCGGTTGGTGGGGGAGAGGGTGGGGTGA